From Woronichinia naegeliana WA131, the proteins below share one genomic window:
- a CDS encoding Uma2 family endonuclease, with product MVAQLTTIHYPESDGKPMADNTKQFHWITVIKQNLDCLFAQDPQIFIAGDLFWYPVEGRPNIVTAPDVLVVFGRLKGDRGSYKQWEENNIAPQVVFEILSPSNSKTEMEKKLIFYDRYGVDEYYIYDPDRQQLEGWLRGDNDSLENIPTIFNWVSPRLGIRFEQSEQELKLYRPDGTPFHSYNEINSLLLEERQRADRLEALLNQYRNQFGDLEYPET from the coding sequence ATGGTCGCTCAATTAACAACAATTCATTACCCTGAAAGTGACGGTAAACCAATGGCTGATAATACCAAACAATTTCACTGGATTACGGTCATTAAACAAAATTTGGATTGCCTCTTTGCCCAAGACCCCCAAATTTTTATTGCAGGAGATTTATTTTGGTATCCAGTGGAAGGTCGTCCTAATATTGTTACAGCTCCCGATGTTTTAGTGGTATTTGGCAGGCTAAAAGGCGATCGCGGTTCCTATAAACAATGGGAAGAAAATAATATCGCGCCTCAAGTTGTGTTTGAGATTTTATCGCCATCAAATAGTAAAACAGAAATGGAGAAAAAGCTCATTTTTTATGATCGTTACGGCGTAGATGAATATTATATTTATGATCCAGACCGCCAACAATTAGAGGGATGGTTGCGGGGAGATAATGACAGTTTAGAAAATATTCCTACCATCTTTAATTGGGTTAGTCCTCGTTTAGGAATACGTTTCGAGCAATCGGAGCAGGAGTTAAAACTTTATCGTCCTGATGGTACGCCTTTTCATTCCTATAATGAGATAAATAGCTTGTTATTAGAAGAGCGTCAACGAGCCGATCGCCTGGAGGCTTTATTAAATCAATACCGTAATCAGTTTGGGGATTTGGAGTATCCTGAAACCTAG
- a CDS encoding helix-turn-helix domain-containing protein has protein sequence MIQNERQYRITKAKLKEFEESVAELKKLALPTTRNEQLRYKAHLDSRESFIEEFKEEIAEYESLQKGNVEQLTLESFHELPQALIKARIVRGLTQEKLAELLHVKPQQVQRDEANLYAGASFTKLLEVQKALNLVVKPEIIFQ, from the coding sequence ATGATCCAAAACGAACGTCAATACCGAATTACGAAAGCCAAGCTCAAAGAGTTTGAAGAGTCGGTTGCTGAATTAAAAAAGCTTGCTCTACCGACTACTCGTAATGAGCAACTCCGCTATAAAGCCCATCTTGATTCAAGAGAAAGTTTTATTGAAGAATTTAAAGAAGAAATTGCTGAATATGAGTCCCTACAAAAAGGGAACGTCGAGCAACTAACCCTAGAATCTTTCCATGAGTTACCCCAAGCCCTAATCAAGGCCCGTATTGTACGAGGCTTAACCCAAGAAAAATTGGCAGAACTTTTGCACGTCAAACCACAGCAGGTACAACGGGATGAAGCAAATCTTTACGCTGGTGCAAGTTTCACCAAATTATTAGAGGTTCAAAAAGCCTTAAATTTAGTGGTTAAACCAGAGATCATTTTTCAATAA
- the lepA gene encoding translation elongation factor 4, with the protein MTDVPVSRIRNFSIIAHIDHGKSTLADRMLQITGTVQQREMKEQFLDNMDLERERGITIKLQAARMNYKARDGQDYVLNLIDTPGHVDFSYEVSRSLAACEGALLVVDSTQGVEAQTLANVYLALENNLEIIPVLNKIDLPSAEPERIAAEIEELVGLDCSQVVKASAKAGIGIDDILESIVHLVPPPPDTVDHPLRALIFDSYYDAYRGVIVYFRVMDGRVKKGDKVRLMASEKEYVIDELGILSPTQIQVEELHAGEVGYFAAAIKAVGDARVGDTITLANQPAAEPLPGYTEANPMVFCGLFPIDADQYPDLRDALEKLKLNDAALSYEPETSSAMGFGFRCGFLGLLHMEIVQERLEREYNLDLITTAPSVIYRVTTLDGEVIEIDNPSALPDIQKRTKIEEPYIKVEMITPETYVGTLMELCQGRRGVFKDMHYFTKSRTALVYELPLAEVVTDFFDQLKSRTKGYASMEYQLIGYRENNLVKLDILVNGDGVDALAIITHRDKAYYVGRAMVEKLKELIPRHQFKVPIQAAIGAKIIASEHIAALRKDVLAKCYGGDISRKKKLLQKQAKGKKRMKAIGTVDVPQEAFMAVLKLDQQT; encoded by the coding sequence ATGACCGACGTTCCTGTTTCCCGCATTCGTAACTTTTCCATCATTGCCCACATTGATCACGGCAAATCTACCCTGGCGGATCGGATGTTGCAAATTACGGGAACCGTTCAACAGCGAGAAATGAAAGAGCAGTTCCTCGATAACATGGACTTGGAACGGGAGCGGGGCATTACCATTAAGCTTCAGGCCGCTCGCATGAACTACAAAGCCAGGGATGGTCAGGACTATGTTTTGAACCTAATTGACACCCCCGGCCACGTTGACTTTTCTTACGAAGTGTCGCGTTCTTTAGCTGCCTGTGAAGGAGCTTTGTTGGTAGTAGATTCCACCCAGGGCGTAGAAGCCCAAACCCTCGCCAATGTCTATTTAGCGTTAGAAAATAACCTCGAAATTATCCCCGTTTTAAATAAAATTGATTTGCCCAGTGCCGAACCCGAAAGAATCGCGGCAGAGATTGAAGAACTCGTTGGTTTGGATTGTAGCCAGGTGGTGAAAGCTTCTGCCAAAGCGGGTATCGGTATTGACGATATTTTAGAATCCATTGTGCATCTAGTTCCGCCGCCGCCGGATACCGTTGATCACCCCCTACGCGCTCTTATTTTTGATAGTTATTATGATGCTTATCGAGGGGTGATTGTTTATTTTCGGGTCATGGACGGACGGGTTAAAAAAGGCGATAAAGTGCGTTTAATGGCTTCGGAAAAAGAATATGTGATTGATGAATTGGGAATATTATCGCCGACTCAAATTCAAGTGGAAGAACTCCATGCGGGGGAAGTGGGTTATTTTGCGGCGGCCATTAAGGCAGTAGGCGATGCGCGAGTAGGCGATACCATTACCCTAGCAAATCAACCGGCGGCAGAACCCTTACCTGGTTATACTGAGGCCAATCCGATGGTGTTTTGTGGGCTATTTCCCATTGATGCCGATCAATATCCCGACTTGCGTGATGCCTTAGAAAAATTAAAATTAAATGATGCGGCTTTGTCCTACGAACCAGAAACGTCAAGCGCGATGGGTTTTGGTTTTCGTTGTGGATTTTTGGGTTTGCTGCACATGGAAATTGTCCAGGAACGTTTAGAACGGGAATATAATTTAGACCTAATTACCACCGCGCCTTCGGTCATTTATCGCGTTACCACTTTAGATGGGGAAGTGATCGAAATTGATAATCCCAGTGCCTTACCAGACATTCAAAAACGCACAAAAATTGAAGAACCCTACATTAAAGTAGAAATGATTACGCCTGAAACCTATGTAGGGACTTTGATGGAATTGTGTCAGGGACGGCGGGGCGTTTTTAAAGATATGCACTACTTCACTAAAAGTCGCACCGCTTTAGTTTATGAATTACCCTTAGCAGAAGTGGTAACAGACTTTTTTGATCAGTTAAAATCCCGCACTAAGGGCTATGCCAGTATGGAATACCAATTAATTGGTTATCGGGAAAATAATCTGGTTAAATTAGATATTTTGGTTAATGGCGATGGAGTGGATGCGTTGGCGATTATTACCCATCGGGATAAGGCCTATTATGTGGGTCGGGCAATGGTGGAAAAACTCAAAGAGTTAATTCCTCGTCATCAATTTAAGGTTCCCATTCAAGCAGCGATCGGGGCAAAGATTATTGCTAGTGAACATATTGCGGCTTTACGGAAAGATGTTTTAGCAAAATGTTATGGAGGGGATATTTCCCGCAAGAAAAAGTTACTCCAGAAACAAGCTAAGGGTAAAAAACGGATGAAGGCGATCGGAACTGTTGATGTTCCCCAGGAAGCTTTTATGGCGGTTTTAAAATTAGATCAACAAACTTGA
- a CDS encoding BrnA antitoxin family protein produces MLEKQLNMNGELMKKVISDLTLEQQLELEALAAMSDDEINTDDIPEITDWSDAKHGMFYRPDQQQITLCLDVDLIDWFKQHPQSKSYQTNINQALREYMNQQKQLLS; encoded by the coding sequence GTGCTAGAAAAGCAACTAAATATGAACGGAGAGCTTATGAAGAAGGTCATTTCTGATCTCACCCTCGAACAGCAGCTTGAACTTGAAGCTTTAGCTGCGATGTCGGATGATGAAATTAATACAGACGATATCCCAGAGATTACAGACTGGAGTGATGCTAAACATGGAATGTTTTACCGCCCTGATCAGCAACAAATTACCCTTTGTCTCGATGTTGATCTCATTGACTGGTTTAAACAACATCCCCAAAGTAAGAGTTATCAAACAAACATTAATCAGGCTTTGCGTGAATATATGAATCAACAAAAACAATTATTAAGTTAG
- a CDS encoding BrnT family toxin: MANLRWTWNDDKNKTNKLKHGLGFETAKLVFNDPLADSRRDPFPNEERWQTVSLAGYVIIFVVHTSPEYESENGEIIGRIISARKATKYERRAYEEGHF, translated from the coding sequence GTGGCAAACTTGAGGTGGACTTGGAACGATGATAAAAACAAAACTAACAAGCTAAAACATGGTCTTGGTTTCGAGACGGCCAAGCTTGTCTTTAATGATCCTCTAGCGGACAGTCGGCGCGATCCCTTTCCCAATGAAGAACGTTGGCAAACTGTTAGTCTAGCTGGTTACGTTATTATTTTTGTTGTACACACTTCACCTGAATATGAGTCTGAAAATGGCGAAATAATTGGACGAATTATTAGTGCTAGAAAAGCAACTAAATATGAACGGAGAGCTTATGAAGAAGGTCATTTCTGA